ACCAAATAACACAACACAAGTGGAAAAATATGATTTCAAGAATCTGGCAACACATGTCTGCCACCTCATGAACAAAATTCTAAAATCGAATTACATGAAACACCAAATGAAAGAAAAGCCTAGATATTTACATCAGAAGTGAAATTCTAGCATCCTACCCGAGGAGTCTCAAGAGGCGATAAAGGAACACAACAGAGCGCGCTAGGTCAAGGAATCAGTGGTTCACATTCGGAACATAGAAATCGAAGGTGACATCAACATTACCAGATGATTCTCCAGTGTCCTTGAAGTCAACACCAACGATTTTTCCTCTGTGCTGCTCTTCAGATTCCTGGTACTCAGGCTTTACACGGCGCACTGGAACAGCCACAGAATACACTGTGCCAAGGCCAGCGTCAGTTGAGATATCCACTTGTACATTATCACGTGATTCAATCTCGACAAATTCAGATAGTGCTTCAACAACGTTTTCCACTATCTTTTTCTTTGCTTCGTCACTGACCTCACACCTGTCGGAGAATAGAATCATCTTCAGCCTCTGCTTTGCAATACTTGCATTTGTGTTCTCATGTATGGTTGGTGCTGGGAAGATTATCTTCCAAGCCAGTTTCAGACGGTCAAGAAATCCCATATTAACAATACTGTGAAGGAAGCCTTCCATGTCTTGAGTAACAGGAGAGAAGTCCCGCCTTGAAAGAGCAGAGCAGGCACTAGATATCCGTGGACAGCTTTGGCGCTCAATGCATAGTCGTCCTGGTGTAAGCATGAGCTTGCTAGATGCAACACGAGGAAAAGCACGAAAGCATCCCTGCGGAATTATATAAATAGGtcagtctctatctctactacttaaaaaaagAATAGCGTCCCTTTTCCTGCCAAGCAGAGTGCTTCATCCAACCTTACATATGTTCCTCCCTTCCCTCTCTGCATTTTTTTTTTCCTCCTATCTCTGGTTTTTTCACCGATTTTCCTTGAAAACCGTCTTAACTGTCCCACCTTTTATTGACTTACCAGATAAAATTACGTTTTCTTTGCTAAGCTAATAAGTTCTTAACAAATAAGTGATATTTATTTAGGTAGGTAAATCACGGGCATGATTTATAAACATTTACACGATGACATTAATATGGGCAGGTAAATCATGGGctaacgtactagaatatttatatcctgTTGCACCGCACGGTCATACATGCAATGCAAGGCAGAAGAAAACAGAACTTCGCAAAATAATCAATTTTAAAATTTCAGTGAACAGAAAGAACTATGGTAGGAAGAAACACCATGCATGGGTGAGCAAGACCAAACACAAACGAGTGTTTGGTTAACTGTGCTTTTGTAAGGATCCTAGTATATTCAGCATCAAGATCCTATCACTGCATCTCTGCAGCACACACATAATCACCCCTAGTAGGATCCACAGCCAATACCTTATGTCATATTGATTTTTTTTTCAACAAAATTATGCAACAACAGGATTACCAGGGTGCATAACATGGCCAATATCTGTAAACAGGTATAAAGCAGCACATAAGGGTAGATATAACAGACAGGCATGTAAACACACATTTGCATTTCTGCAACAACAAAAATGAAGGATGTGCATCTCTAAAAGGAAAAGGCCCAATTGAGCAAAGCAATGGCAATACTGGTACAGGAAGAATCATAACCGAGTAAATAAAtcatatctggagatccgtaaacCTCAGGATTGTTCATTCTACTTCTGTAGACAAGAACATTCTACTGTGTGCTGTTTCTCATGAGTGCCATAAAGTTAATAAACCAAATTCCCTAAATCATTAAGTTCTTCATTTTATGTTCCTTGCGAGCGCTTCAGCATCCATACTCAGCTAGGAGGAAGGTGCCGGGTGGCTAGACACATGCTCTCTAGATTGTCTACCAAGTACTGACGGAGTCCTCCTTGGgaaatatagtactccctccgatcaaaATTAATTGTTGCTGCTTTAgcaactttagtataaagttataCCAAAGCAGCGGCAATTAATATGGATAGGAGGGAGTACATTATTTGACAGTCCAACTATTTTGGAAATCATAGGGCGTAATTTGACTGTCCAAGTTCAAGGTTTTTCAAATAATTAATCCAATAAATGTGAGTGATGTGTCAGCACTAGAGCTCTGTTGCTGACGAACGGCGCATCAAGGAGCAGACAGGAGAAGAAGGGGACAGATACTAAGTGGCAGGCCGGAAGTTGACTCAAATGTATGGGCCGTTCGCCCATCTCGTAGGGCAAGAGGACCCATGTAATAGAGTGCGTTAAATACCCAGTAGCTGAGCCGGAGAAGGCAGCGAATTGTAATTGGATCTCGATCCCCTCTCAGATTctcccttcttccttcttccccaaGCTGTACCTCTCTTCTCCCAATCCCCATTCCAATCTCTACGAAAGTACTATGTATCCTTGAATTCGTTCAATAGATCGTGAGCACAGGGTTCTGTACATCACAATTGGTATCAGATTTGGGTCgatcggcggcggggtcgggctcgGCGGCGGTCGGGTTGGGTTCTCTCGTAAAATCCCCGTCCGTTGGCTGGGTCTGCGGCGGCGGAGGGCGTCCACCAACGATGGCATTTTGGGTACGCCACCGCAGCATAGGCAACCGGCTGTTCCACCACCTGTGTTTGTGACTCAGGCTGGGCATTCTGCAACAGAGCATTTTGGGACAGAAGTTCAGTTGAAGAAACCGTGGATGCCCAAAATGGATTTTCCCCGTTTTGAGGTCACGTTTGAGAGGATGTTCCCCATTTTGTGACTCAGGCTGGGCATTCCCCGTTTGAGAGGATGTTCGTATCTGGCTAGATGGATGTGAGGCCTACTTCTCACTGTATGCTATCCCTGAAGAATTCAAGGTCACGTCAGCTACGCTGCACCTGTCTGGCGATGCAGCAAATTGGTTCCATGCATACAAGGCTCTGCATCAGTGGCCGTGCTGGAATGAGTTTAGGATGGCAGTTATGCAGGAGTTTGATGTGAATGTTCATCGCACAAAGATGAGAGCTCTGTTGATACTTAAACAGACCGGATCAGTGGCTGAGTACAAACGGGAGTTCACCCAACTAGTGTATCAACTTTTGTTGTATGAACCGACATTTTTGGTGACGAGGTTCACTCTGGGCCTCAAGGAAGAACTCCGGGCTGCTGTTGATATGCAGCTACCCACTACTGTTAGTGAAGCAGCTTCATATGCATTGATCCAGGAAGAGATTGTACAGCGTGCTCGCTCTAACAGAAGTTTTACTACCAGAACTGCCTTCTTCAAGCCGGACACACGCCCAAGCACTCCACCAGCTGGAGAGCTATGGAAAGCAAGGCAGTTGAAGGAGTATAGGCGCACTAATGGCCTGTGTTTCAGTTGCGGTGACAAATACACACCTGGTCATACTTGTGTGAAACCACCCACTCCTACTGCAGTCATGGCCATGACTAGTGCAGCTGAAGCCATTTTGTCGGATGATATACTTGATGCAGTAGAAGAACAAGAAACTACTTTGCAAGAAATGCACTTGTCTGTCAATGCCTTGTCTGGAGCTGATCACCCTAGAACCATTCGCTTGCGAGCTCTTATTGGCAATCAAGTGGTACTTATTCTCCTAGACTCAGGTAGTACTCACAGTTTCATGGATTCAGCGTTGCTGCCCAGAATTCAAGTGACACCACAACAACTGTCCAAAGAAATCTCTGTAACAGTGGCCAATGGAGAGAAACTGTTGTGTAATTCTGAAGTGCCCCAGCTCAACTGGTGGATCCAGGGACACACATTTGAGTATGATTTTAAAGTTCTTGATTTGGGAGGTTATGATCTCATTTTGGGCATGGACTGGTTGGAAGCTCAAGGGGAAATGACATGTCACTGGAGAAACAAATGGATCCAGTTCAATCACAAGGATAGTCTGGTTAAGCTGCAAGGAATTCTTCCACAGTCTACAGAGGACATCAAGGAGGTCACTCTAGAACAAACTATGAAATGGCACAAAGGCAATGATATTTGGGCAGTGGCACTGATACAACCAGTATGGGACAAAAAGCCTGACCCTGTTCCTGATCCAGTACAACCCTTGTTACAGGAGTTTGCAGATGTCTTCAAAGAACCTACGGAGCTACCACCCTCTCGAACTTTGAACCATGCAATACACTTGTTACCAGGGGCCGCTCCTGTCAACTCCAAACCTTACAGATACTCACCACTGCAAAAAGATGAGATTGAAAGGCAAGTTGCAGAAATGCTTAAAGCTGGTACTATCACTCCCAGTCTCAGCTCTTTTGCTTCTCCTGTCCTATTGGTAAAAAAGAAAGATGGATCTTGGAGATTTTGTGTAGATTATAGGAAGCTAAATTCCATCACTGTGAAGAGCAAGTTCCCAATGCCAGTGGTAGATGAGCTTTTGGATGAGCTTAGTGGCACTAAGTGGTTCTCCAAGTTAGATCTCAGGTCAGGATATCATCAAATCAGAATGTTACCGGAGGATGAACACAAAACAACTTTCAAAACTCACAGTGGACAGTATCAATTTAGggtgatgccttttggtcttacTAATTCCCCCTCCACTTTTCAATGCATCATGAATTGGATTTTTGCTGCTTACAACAGAAAATTTGTTCTTGTCTTCATGGATGATATCTTAATCTTTAGTGAGACCCTGtaagaacatttggaacatctcAGAATAGTGTTTCAAACCTTAAGAGAGCATCAGTTCTTTGTTAAGAGTACCAAATGCACTTTTGCACAACAACAGTTGGAATATCTAGGACACATCATTTCTGACAAAGGGGTTCAGACAGATCCTGAGAAAACTTTGGCTATGGCCAGGTGGCCTACTCCTCAGAACGTGACTGAATTAAGAGGGTTTTGGGGCTCACGGGATATTACAGGAAGTTTGTGCAAGGATATGGTATAATTGCTAAACCACTCACTCAACTACTGAAGAAACAAGCATTTGCTTGGTCCTCAGAGGCCCAGGAAGCCTTTGAGAAACTCAAGGCAGCGATGATGACTACTCCTGTATTAGTGTTGCCTGACTTTGACCAGCCGTTCTGCATTGAAACAGATGCATGTGCTACAGGAATTGGTGCTGTGCTCACTCAAGGAGGACACCCTGTTGCCTTTTATAGCAAAGCTTTGGGCATCAAAAATCAATCTCTGTCCATCTATGAAAAGGAGTTTTTGGCAATTATGATGGCTGTAGAAAAATGGAGAGCATATCTACAGCGAGGGCCTTTTATTATCAAAACGGATCATCAAAGTCTGTGTCAGTTGGAAGACCAAGTCCTTACAACTGATGTTCAGAAAAAAGCCATGACCAAGTTAGTGGGGCTGCAATTT
This window of the Triticum aestivum cultivar Chinese Spring chromosome 5D, IWGSC CS RefSeq v2.1, whole genome shotgun sequence genome carries:
- the LOC123119913 gene encoding cell division topological specificity factor homolog, chloroplastic, which codes for MVMATATAISGRVSGEASAILAPSASSLPAPVRRAANSKGCFRAFPRVASSKLMLTPGRLCIERQSCPRISSACSALSRRDFSPVTQDMEGFLHSIVNMGFLDRLKLAWKIIFPAPTIHENTNASIAKQRLKMILFSDRCEVSDEAKKKIVENVVEALSEFVEIESRDNVQVDISTDAGLGTVYSVAVPVRRVKPEYQESEEQHRGKIVGVDFKDTGESSGNVDVTFDFYVPNVNH